From Kitasatospora sp. MAP12-44:
CATCTCGGCAGCCATGGACACGAGGCGTGCCTTGAGCCTCCCGGTGGGGATGCCGGAGATGAGCTGGCGAAAGCGCTTCTTGCGGCCGTGCTTCTCGCGGGTCTTCTCGTCGCCGAAGTCGAGGTTCTCCAAGCCGATGGCGTCGACGCCGCAGCGCTTGGCCCAGTGGAGGAGGCGGGTGATGGCGTGGCGGATCTGGGCGTCGCGATGAGAGGCCGACCCGGACAGGTCGTAGGGGAAGCGGTGGGGGTCGCCGACGGGGTTGCCGTCGCGGTTCAGGTGCCAGGCCGCGAAGTGGTCGGCGTTCGTGTCCACGGCGACCATGCCAGCGGCGCGGGCGGTGGCCAGCGGGACGGTGCGGACGACCGGCCGGGTCCAGGCCGCGTCGAGATACCACCGCTCACGGGAAACGTCCAGGTGGATGCGGTACGCCACCGCCCGGTTGTGCTCGATGCGGTCGCGCCATTCCTCGCCCCGGTGCGCGAAGGCGACCCTCGCCGTCAGGACGTACCGGCCGTGCCCGGCGTTGGCCAGGCCGGCGAGGGGTGCGGGCAGCTTGATGCTCACCGCGCCGTCGGGGGTGACGCGGATCGTCTCGTTCCCCCACCGCTTGCCCGACTCCCCGTCGGCGGACAGGAACCAGCGCGCCGCCTGCCAGCGCGCCCGCCACTGCGGCTCGGTGAGGTTGGCGGCGGCGAGGTGGTGCCGGGTGTTCAGCAGCTTGCGGCCCCCGCGCACCACCCGCACCCGCCCGGCCTCCCGATCCGCACCCACGGCGGCGCGGCGCTCCTCCAGGGCGTGCAGGCGGCGGGACTTGACGAACCACTCATGCTTGGACCGGTAGCCGCCCGGGGCGCGCTTGGTGCCCTTCTCCCCGATCGGCAGGGACAGCCGGTGGCGCAGCGTGCGGATACCAGTGTCCAAGCTGTCCAGGTGTGCGGCCTGCCCCCGGCGCGACAGCGCCCACTGGTCGTGGGTCGCCTTCGTGATCGACCCGGCCCACCGCGACGACGAATCGGGGGTCAAATCCCGCTTGCGGACCGCCCAGCTGTCGGCGCAGTGCCCCAGGCCGTCCGCGCACCGGGCGGTCAGATCGCGCGAGGCCAGCGAACCGAGATGCCCGCCGACCAACCGCAGGACCTTCTCATCCTCCGCCGTAAGCCCCTTCAGGCGGTCACGCACCGTCAC
This genomic window contains:
- a CDS encoding transposase, translating into MREVVGPTGVTVRDRLKGLTAEDEKVLRLVGGHLGSLASRDLTARCADGLGHCADSWAVRKRDLTPDSSSRWAGSITKATHDQWALSRRGQAAHLDSLDTGIRTLRHRLSLPIGEKGTKRAPGGYRSKHEWFVKSRRLHALEERRAAVGADREAGRVRVVRGGRKLLNTRHHLAAANLTEPQWRARWQAARWFLSADGESGKRWGNETIRVTPDGAVSIKLPAPLAGLANAGHGRYVLTARVAFAHRGEEWRDRIEHNRAVAYRIHLDVSRERWYLDAAWTRPVVRTVPLATARAAGMVAVDTNADHFAAWHLNRDGNPVGDPHRFPYDLSGSASHRDAQIRHAITRLLHWAKRCGVDAIGLENLDFGDEKTREKHGRKKRFRQLISGIPTGRLKARLVSMAAEMDLSIVAADPAYTSQWGAQHWQKPMAAPHRKTTRHDAASIAIGRRALGHPPPAFGRGCPLRRRTQPPRAHQSDVHGHRSVQVEPGARGREETRHPATDRAHDAPARAGTTRTRATSRASTTVRDARSDQQWANDPLLPT